AAGCGACGCTGGAGTTGTTACGCAATCTGCTGGAGGAGGTGATGCATGGCCCGGACGGGCGCTTGGCGAACCCTGGCGTGCTCGACGTACAGGGGTGAAAAACGAAGGCAACTTTTCTTGAGACCAAAGAAAACCCCGCCGAAGCGGGGCTTTGCAGACTGTTTCCCTGACATCCATTTCACTCCGCCGTCCTGGCAGAATCCTACGTGTCCGTGTTGTTGCTTTGCGCTTCCTGCGCGACGTCCATGTGAGCTAGATTAGCTTCGGATCCAATCTGCGAACAGGGGAGAACAGCAGCACGTCACGTAAGCAAATGCTTACATGCGGTTACATTCCTCAGAATTGCCCTGCATCCAGCAGGTACAACGACTCGCTACCGGCCTTGACCGAGGCGCTCAGCGAGTGAATCCGTGGTAGCAGGCGGGCAAAGTAGAAGCGTGCGGTGCCCAGTTTGCTGGCATAGAAATCGTCCTCTGTCTCCTTACCGAAAGCGGCCTTGGCCATCAGCGCCCACATGTAGGCATAAGCGACATAACCGAACACCTGCAAGTATTCGACCGAGGCCGCACCGATTTCGTTCGGGTTGTTTTTTACCCGATCCAGCAACCACGCCGTCAACTCGTCGAGAGTGTCCACTGCCGCGTTCAACGGCTGGATGAATTCGCTGAGGTCAGCATTGGCGGTTGCAGTGAAGTGACGGATTTCATCGGCAAACAACTTATAGAAAGCACCGCCGCTACCGACCACCTTGCGCCCCACCAGGTCCAGCGCCTGAATACCGTTGGTGCCTTCGTAGATCTGGGTGATACGCACGTCGCGCACCAGTTGCTCCTGGCCCCACTCGCGGATGTAGCCATGGCCGCCGAACACTTGCTGGCCGTGCACCGTGGTTTCCAGGCCGAGGTCGGTGAGGAAAGCCTTAGCCACAGGCGTCAGCAACGCCACCAGGTCCTCGGCGCGCTTGCGGGTGGCCGCGTCTTCGCTGAACTTGGCGGTGTCGAGTTGCATGGCGACATAGGTGGAGAACGCGCGACCGCCTTCGTTCGAGGCTTTCATGGTCAACAGCATGCGGCGTACGTCCGGATGGACGATGATCGGGTCGGCGACCTTGTCCTTGTTCTGCGCGCCGGTTGGCGCACGGCTTTGCAGACGATCACGGGCGTACTCGACGGCGTTCTGGTACGACCGCTCGCCCGTAGCCAGGCCCTGAATGCCGACACCCAGGCGCTCGTAGTTCATCATGGTGAACATCGCCGCCAGCCCTTTGTTCGGCTCGCCGACCAGGTAACCAACGGCTTCGTCAAAGTTCATGACACAGGTGGCGGACGCCTGGATGCCCATCTTGTGTTCAATCGAACCGCAGTTGGCCGGGTTGCGCGCACCCAGGCTGCCATCGGCGTTGACCATGAATTTCGGCACCAGGAACAGCGAAATGCCTTTCGGCCCCGCCGGCGCATCCGGCAGTTTGGCCAACACCAGGTGAATGATGTTTTCGGTCAGGTCGTGCTCACCGCCGGTGATGAAAATCTTGGTGCCGCTGACCTTGTACGAACCATCGGCCTGCGGTTCGGCCTTGGTGCGGATGATCCCCAGGTCGGTACCGGCGTGGGGCTCGGTCAGGCACATGGAGCCGGCCCAGACGCCGGCGTACATGTTCGGCAGGTAAGCGGCTTTCAGCTCTTCGCTGGCGTGGGCATTGATCGACAGGCAAGCGCCGGCGGTGAGCATCGGATACAGGCCGAATGACAGGCTGGCGGAGTTGACCATTTCCTCGACTTGGGCTGAGACCGCCTTGGGCATGCCCATGCCACCGAAGGCAGGATCACCGCCGACGCCGACCCAACCACCTTCAGCATAAGTCTGATAGGCCTGTGGGAAACCGGCCGGAGTGGTCACGGCACCGTCGCTCCAGTGGCAACCTTCTTCGTCAGCAGAACGGCTCAGCGGCGCGATACTTTTGCTGGTGACTTTGCCGGCCTCCTCGAGGATCGCCTCGACGGTTTCAGCATCGACGGTGTCGGCCAGCGCCGGGAGTTCAGCCCACAGCTTGGCGACCTCGAACACTTCATTGAGGACGAAGCGCATATCGCGCAGGGGCGCTTTGTAGTCAGCCATGGCAAACCTCGCAAGAACATGAAAAGTGAGTCCCAGGATCGGGATTCAAACAAGTCCCCGAGTGTACCCGAACAACTTTTGCGACACATAGGGTCAACTCGTGACTTGTTTGTAATTTTTAGTCATCAACAAAAAAGCCGCCGCCCGCAGCAACGACTACCAGCATAGCGGCAGGTTTACTGCAGACGGCGGCCTTGGCGATTCGCCGCTGCTTTTAGAGCGCGAACAACTCGGCCGGCAACTTCATCAGGCAATCGCTGCCCGCCTCCACGGCGGCGCGATGGGTGGCAGTGCGCGGCAGCAGACGCTTGAAGTAGAACTCACAGGTGGCCAGCTTGCCCTGGCAAAGCTCTTCATCACCCTCGCCTTCCTGCAATTGCGCCTGGGCCACCAGGGCCATGCGCAACCACAGGTAAGCCAGGACGATGTAACCGCTGTACATCAGGTAATCCAGCGCGGCAGCACCGACCTCGTCGGGATTCTTCATCGCCGCCATGCCGACCTGCGTGGTCAACTCGCCCCACTGCCGATTGAGTCCATCGAGCTGTGCCACATATGCCTTGAGTTGTGGATGCTCGGCGTTGGCTTCGCAGAATTTGTGGACAATCTTAGTAAAGCCGCGCAGCAGCTTGCCCTGGCTGCCCAGCACTTTGCGCCCCAGCAGATCCAGTGCCTGAATGCCGTTGGTGCCCTCATAGATCGGTGCAATGCGGCAGTCGCGCACAAGCTGTTCCATGCCCCACTCGCGGATAAACCCGTGGCCGCCAAACACCTGCATGCCATGGTTGGTCACCTCCAGGCCGGTCTCGGTCATGAACGCTTTGCAGATCGGCGTGAGGAACGCCAACAGGTCCTCGGCGTCCTGGCGCTGGCCGG
This region of Pseudomonas fluorescens genomic DNA includes:
- a CDS encoding acyl-CoA dehydrogenase C-terminal domain-containing protein encodes the protein MADYKAPLRDMRFVLNEVFEVAKLWAELPALADTVDAETVEAILEEAGKVTSKSIAPLSRSADEEGCHWSDGAVTTPAGFPQAYQTYAEGGWVGVGGDPAFGGMGMPKAVSAQVEEMVNSASLSFGLYPMLTAGACLSINAHASEELKAAYLPNMYAGVWAGSMCLTEPHAGTDLGIIRTKAEPQADGSYKVSGTKIFITGGEHDLTENIIHLVLAKLPDAPAGPKGISLFLVPKFMVNADGSLGARNPANCGSIEHKMGIQASATCVMNFDEAVGYLVGEPNKGLAAMFTMMNYERLGVGIQGLATGERSYQNAVEYARDRLQSRAPTGAQNKDKVADPIIVHPDVRRMLLTMKASNEGGRAFSTYVAMQLDTAKFSEDAATRKRAEDLVALLTPVAKAFLTDLGLETTVHGQQVFGGHGYIREWGQEQLVRDVRITQIYEGTNGIQALDLVGRKVVGSGGAFYKLFADEIRHFTATANADLSEFIQPLNAAVDTLDELTAWLLDRVKNNPNEIGAASVEYLQVFGYVAYAYMWALMAKAAFGKETEDDFYASKLGTARFYFARLLPRIHSLSASVKAGSESLYLLDAGQF